The following are encoded together in the Kutzneria kofuensis genome:
- the hypF gene encoding carbamoyltransferase HypF, which produces MRRDVRVDGVVQGVGFRPYVHALATRLRLAGRVGNDVAGVFVEVEGAPEDVGEFLTALERDAPPLARIEHVHVSEAAPRGLAGFEIAASDAHGVRNTLVSADSATCADCLRELFDPADRRYRYPFVNCTNCGPRFTIVRDVPYDRPLTTMAGFAMCGPCRTEYEDPRDRRFHAQPTCCPACGPRLALGDAADPLAEAVRRLRRGEILAVKGLGGYHLAVTASHPTGAATLRARKHREDKPFAVMAADVAQARGLCEVDERSLRDLTGHRRPIVLMPRRSDAPIADAVAPGNRYLGVMLPYTPLHHLLLRDLGEPIVLTSGNLSEEPIAYRDATPLAGIADAVLDHNRPIHIRTDDSVVRAGALLRRSRGYVPEPVTLAQRCRRPVLACGAELKNTFCLAKDDHAFLSHHIGDLENLQTYRSFTEGIEHFCRLFEITPRVVAHDLHPEYLSTKYALGLDGVEFVGVQHHHAHIASCLADNREAGPVIGVAFDGTGYGTDGTIWGGEFLVASLHGFERIGHLAPVPMPGGSAAIRQPWRMAAAYLGSEIPGWRPEWDAVVSLARNGVNAPLSSSAGRLFDAAAALLGVRDEINYEGQAAVELEQLADPTIVDAYPVRVDELIVQGVDLLRAIVDDRAAGVPRPVIAARFHHGVASAVVNGCCQARDRTGLDTVALSGGVFQNVLLQTRAVNLLADNGFRVLTHRRVPTNDGGISLGQAAVAGV; this is translated from the coding sequence ATCCGCAGGGACGTTCGGGTCGACGGGGTCGTGCAGGGGGTCGGCTTCCGGCCCTACGTCCACGCCCTGGCCACCCGGCTGCGGCTGGCCGGCCGGGTCGGCAACGACGTCGCCGGTGTGTTCGTCGAGGTCGAGGGCGCGCCGGAGGACGTGGGGGAGTTCCTCACCGCCCTGGAACGCGACGCGCCGCCGCTGGCCCGCATCGAGCACGTCCACGTCAGCGAGGCCGCCCCGCGCGGCCTGGCCGGCTTCGAGATCGCCGCCAGCGACGCGCACGGCGTCCGCAACACCCTCGTCTCCGCCGACTCGGCGACCTGCGCCGACTGCCTGCGCGAGCTGTTCGACCCGGCGGACCGCCGCTACCGGTATCCGTTCGTGAACTGCACCAACTGCGGGCCGCGGTTCACCATCGTCCGCGACGTCCCCTACGACCGGCCGCTGACGACCATGGCCGGCTTCGCCATGTGCGGGCCGTGCCGGACGGAGTACGAGGACCCCCGTGACCGCCGCTTCCACGCCCAACCCACCTGCTGCCCCGCCTGCGGGCCTCGGCTGGCGCTGGGGGACGCCGCCGACCCGCTCGCGGAGGCCGTGCGCCGGCTGCGCCGCGGCGAGATACTCGCGGTCAAGGGACTCGGCGGATATCACCTGGCCGTGACCGCATCTCACCCGACCGGGGCGGCGACGCTACGGGCCCGTAAGCACCGGGAGGACAAGCCGTTCGCGGTGATGGCCGCCGACGTGGCGCAGGCGCGGGGACTGTGCGAGGTGGACGAGCGGTCGCTGCGGGACCTCACCGGGCACCGCCGGCCCATCGTGCTGATGCCCAGACGCTCCGACGCCCCGATCGCCGACGCCGTGGCGCCCGGGAACCGCTACCTGGGCGTGATGCTGCCGTACACGCCGCTGCACCACCTGCTGCTCCGCGACCTCGGCGAACCGATCGTGCTGACCAGCGGCAACCTGTCCGAGGAACCCATCGCCTACCGCGACGCCACTCCGCTGGCCGGCATCGCTGACGCCGTGCTCGACCACAACCGGCCCATCCACATCCGCACCGACGACTCCGTCGTCCGCGCCGGTGCACTGCTGCGCCGTTCCCGTGGCTACGTCCCCGAGCCGGTGACGCTCGCGCAGCGCTGCCGACGCCCCGTGCTGGCCTGTGGCGCCGAGCTGAAGAACACGTTCTGCCTGGCCAAGGACGACCACGCGTTCCTCTCGCACCACATCGGCGATCTGGAGAACCTGCAGACCTACCGCTCGTTCACCGAGGGCATCGAGCACTTCTGCCGGCTGTTCGAGATCACTCCGCGCGTCGTCGCCCACGACCTGCACCCCGAGTACCTGTCCACCAAGTACGCCCTCGGCCTGGACGGCGTCGAGTTCGTCGGCGTGCAGCACCACCATGCCCACATCGCCTCCTGCCTGGCCGACAACCGCGAGGCCGGGCCCGTGATCGGCGTGGCGTTCGACGGCACCGGCTACGGCACCGACGGCACCATCTGGGGCGGCGAGTTCCTCGTCGCGTCGCTGCACGGTTTTGAGCGGATCGGACACCTGGCGCCCGTGCCCATGCCCGGTGGCTCCGCCGCGATCCGCCAGCCGTGGCGGATGGCCGCCGCCTACCTCGGCTCCGAGATCCCCGGCTGGCGACCCGAGTGGGACGCGGTGGTTTCCTTGGCCCGCAACGGAGTCAACGCCCCGCTCAGCTCCAGCGCCGGCCGCCTGTTCGACGCCGCCGCCGCGCTGCTCGGTGTCCGCGACGAGATCAACTACGAGGGTCAGGCCGCCGTCGAACTCGAACAACTCGCCGATCCCACGATCGTCGACGCCTACCCCGTCCGCGTCGATGAGCTGATCGTGCAAGGCGTCGACCTCCTGCGCGCCATCGTCGACGACCGTGCCGCCGGTGTCCCGCGCCCCGTGATCGCCGCCCGCTTCCACCACGGCGTCGCCTCCGCCGTGGTGAACGGCTGCTGCCAGGCCCGGGACCGCACCGGCCTGGACACCGTCGCCCTGTCCGGGGGCGTCTTCCAGAATGTGCTGCTCCAGACCCGTGCCGTGAACCTGTTGGCGGACAATGGCTTTCGAGTGCTCACCCACCGGCGCGTGCCCACCAACGACGGCGGCATCAGCCTCGGCCAGGCCGCCGTCGCCGGGGTTTGA